From a single Hymenobacter sp. YIM 151500-1 genomic region:
- a CDS encoding DUF4468 domain-containing protein: protein MKKMLSGLLFISMAILAPRVQAQSDYAAPISYSEQVQVEGAVRTALYNRALSWTATKFTYTPKLNARSDEAAGTVRLTGTSRVKTVDNKGKDHEVPVEFTFQFRVTDTGYEYSVGSFQVHPNAAQPEQLMAFDEYITLLQAERTNARTHNDRRVIAQASSLASEAALSFRSHMNSQPAEGDIGLAGEH, encoded by the coding sequence ATGAAAAAAATGCTGTCTGGCCTGCTGTTTATCAGCATGGCGATATTGGCCCCGCGGGTTCAGGCTCAGTCTGATTACGCCGCTCCTATTAGCTACAGTGAGCAAGTGCAGGTAGAGGGCGCCGTGCGTACGGCGCTGTATAACCGGGCCCTGTCGTGGACGGCAACCAAGTTTACTTATACTCCAAAGCTCAACGCCCGCTCCGATGAGGCAGCGGGCACGGTGCGCCTCACGGGTACCAGCCGCGTAAAAACGGTGGACAACAAGGGCAAGGACCACGAAGTACCCGTGGAGTTTACCTTCCAGTTTCGGGTCACCGACACCGGCTACGAGTACAGCGTGGGCTCTTTTCAGGTGCATCCTAACGCCGCCCAGCCCGAACAGCTCATGGCGTTTGACGAGTACATCACGCTGCTGCAAGCCGAACGCACCAACGCTCGCACCCACAACGACCGGCGCGTCATTGCCCAGGCCTCTTCCCTGGCCAGCGAAGCCGCCCTGTCGTTCCGCTCCCACATGAACAGCCAGCCCGCCGAAGGCGACATAGGCTTAGCCGGGGAGCATTGA
- the pyrF gene encoding orotidine-5'-phosphate decarboxylase, whose protein sequence is MQKLLSRVQEANSLLCVGLDPTGDDAQVERRLAEVIEQTAEYAAAFKPNLAFFLSRENGVPLLRDTIRRIPESIPVILDGKFGDIASTAEHYARFAYDVVGADAVTVNPYMGDDAVRPFVREGKLAFVLTKTSNKSKYSMQDMALTRGGSLADGVARVAGKLNTELGGGIGLVVGATHPASLAHIRSLSPNEWFLVPGVGAQGGDLAATLRAGLRADGSGLLINTSRVIWQAADASAAARELRDQINQLRPALVSQSSQG, encoded by the coding sequence ATGCAAAAACTCCTTTCCCGCGTTCAAGAAGCCAATTCTCTGCTCTGTGTAGGCCTCGACCCCACCGGCGACGATGCCCAGGTGGAACGCCGCCTGGCCGAAGTCATCGAGCAAACCGCCGAGTACGCCGCCGCCTTCAAGCCCAACCTGGCCTTCTTTCTGAGCCGGGAAAACGGTGTGCCGCTGCTGCGCGACACCATACGGCGCATTCCAGAAAGCATTCCGGTGATTCTGGACGGCAAGTTCGGCGACATTGCCAGCACGGCCGAGCACTACGCCCGCTTCGCCTACGACGTGGTGGGGGCCGATGCCGTGACGGTAAACCCCTACATGGGCGACGACGCGGTGCGGCCCTTCGTGCGGGAAGGCAAGCTGGCATTTGTGCTGACCAAAACGAGCAACAAGTCGAAGTATTCGATGCAGGACATGGCCCTGACCCGCGGCGGCTCCCTGGCCGACGGCGTGGCGCGAGTGGCCGGCAAGCTGAACACCGAGCTGGGCGGCGGCATTGGGCTGGTGGTGGGCGCCACGCACCCGGCATCGTTGGCCCACATCCGCAGCCTCAGCCCCAACGAGTGGTTTCTGGTGCCCGGCGTGGGTGCCCAGGGCGGCGACCTGGCCGCTACCCTCCGCGCCGGCCTGCGGGCCGATGGCTCAGGACTGCTTATTAATACCTCCCGCGTCATCTGGCAGGCCGCCGATGCCAGCGCGGCTGCGCGGGAGCTGCGGGACCAAATCAACCAGCTGCGGCCGGCGCTGGTGTCCCAGTCATCCCAGGGCTGA
- a CDS encoding dihydroorotate dehydrogenase → MQLGTLTLQNPVCLAAAPWQLPAGLGHERLGAIFTRTVTMEPRPGLYEEGIWQVADQTLLNATNMRTESAEILVQEHLPHLRSYGVPVLVSITAPGIPGFRKIARFLAREVGPQIAGVEVYMAQPDTGKGADLNAKFVREATQAVRNELGPEAAVVVKLPPWPEHIRGLALGAQEGGATALAATNLLKALHLPGEPDAGPLAGGLSGEALRPVALRCVWELAHDERITLPIFGTGGVFTAAHVTDYLRCGAAAVQVASGEWLEPGLSARLAAECGQLEPVNL, encoded by the coding sequence ATGCAACTCGGTACTCTTACGCTGCAGAATCCGGTGTGCTTGGCCGCCGCGCCGTGGCAGCTGCCCGCTGGGCTAGGCCATGAGCGGCTGGGCGCCATTTTTACCCGCACCGTAACCATGGAGCCCCGGCCGGGCCTCTACGAAGAAGGCATCTGGCAGGTGGCCGACCAAACTCTGCTCAATGCCACCAACATGCGCACCGAAAGCGCCGAGATTCTGGTGCAGGAGCACTTGCCCCACCTGCGCAGCTACGGCGTGCCGGTGCTGGTGAGTATTACGGCGCCAGGCATCCCGGGCTTCCGCAAGATTGCGCGTTTTCTGGCTCGCGAAGTAGGCCCGCAGATAGCCGGCGTGGAGGTGTATATGGCCCAGCCCGATACCGGCAAAGGCGCCGACCTGAACGCCAAGTTTGTGCGCGAAGCCACCCAGGCCGTGCGCAACGAGCTGGGCCCCGAAGCCGCCGTGGTGGTGAAGCTGCCGCCCTGGCCCGAGCACATTCGGGGGCTGGCCCTGGGAGCCCAGGAGGGCGGCGCTACCGCTCTGGCCGCCACCAACCTGCTCAAAGCCCTGCACCTGCCCGGCGAGCCGGACGCCGGGCCGTTGGCCGGCGGCCTCTCCGGCGAGGCGCTGCGGCCCGTGGCCCTGCGCTGCGTGTGGGAGCTGGCCCACGACGAGCGAATCACGCTGCCCATCTTCGGGACGGGTGGGGTATTTACGGCGGCCCACGTGACAGACTACCTGCGCTGCGGGGCGGCGGCCGTGCAAGTGGCCAGCGGCGAGTGGCTGGAACCCGGCCTCTCGGCCCGGCTGGCTGCCGAGTGCGGGCAACTGGAGCCCGTAAACTTGTAA
- a CDS encoding amino acid--tRNA ligase-related protein: MENTLAPAYAKTRDYNLTVTPQRVAVVKVWDAMLRGARQYVESYGFVGVHNTLKSSMLKDFDWYLDFHKNHDVKLHSGAGIGLARVAQFILGQADIRRCVPFLINRHNAI, translated from the coding sequence TTGGAAAACACCCTCGCCCCGGCTTACGCCAAAACCCGGGACTACAACCTGACCGTAACGCCCCAGCGTGTAGCCGTGGTTAAGGTGTGGGACGCTATGCTGCGCGGTGCCCGCCAGTATGTAGAGTCCTACGGCTTCGTAGGCGTCCACAACACGCTGAAGTCGTCGATGCTGAAAGACTTCGACTGGTACCTCGACTTCCACAAAAACCACGACGTGAAGCTGCACTCGGGCGCCGGCATCGGCTTGGCTCGCGTGGCCCAGTTCATCCTGGGCCAAGCCGACATCCGGCGCTGCGTGCCCTTCCTCATCAACCGCCACAACGCCATCTAG